In Paenibacillus sp. FSL R7-0345, a single window of DNA contains:
- a CDS encoding MFS transporter: MKKNTSKQAGSRFPLSLLCLTLGAFAIGMTEFIIMGLLPNVANDLGVSIPQAGQLITSYALGVAIGAPILTVFTHKLPQKKLLVILMCIFIAGNAISVIAPTYLLLITARVLTAFAHGTFLGVGTIIAARLVHPDKRAGAVSVVLAGLTVANIIGVPFGTFIGQQLGWRASFGAITVLGIISLFGIIRFIPVIVQQETANLREQVRGLLNPQVLLILLTGALGCGSLFSLFTYITPMLTDITGFAEQSVTWILVLFGVGVTAGNIAGGKLADWKLMPSLMVNFAVLAVVISLLTVTMQHPVLAVINIFFWGIAAFGIMPGIQLRIMNLAHKAPLLATTSSHSALNLGNAAGAYLGGAAINSFGLTSIPWLSAVLAILALAGAWFSYVSTRGKASGSAKSDTSAA; encoded by the coding sequence ATGAAAAAGAACACGTCCAAACAGGCCGGCAGCCGTTTTCCGCTGTCTCTGCTGTGCCTCACTCTCGGTGCTTTTGCCATCGGCATGACCGAGTTCATCATCATGGGCCTGCTTCCCAATGTCGCAAATGATCTTGGCGTAAGCATCCCGCAAGCCGGCCAGCTGATCACCAGCTATGCGCTTGGTGTGGCCATCGGTGCGCCGATCCTCACCGTGTTCACCCATAAGCTGCCGCAGAAAAAGCTGCTGGTCATCCTAATGTGCATCTTCATCGCCGGCAATGCCATATCCGTTATCGCGCCTACCTATCTGCTGCTGATTACTGCGCGGGTACTCACCGCATTCGCTCACGGTACATTCCTTGGCGTTGGAACGATTATCGCCGCCAGACTGGTACATCCGGACAAACGTGCCGGTGCAGTATCCGTGGTCCTGGCCGGTCTGACCGTTGCCAATATCATCGGCGTGCCGTTTGGAACCTTTATAGGCCAGCAGCTCGGCTGGCGGGCTTCCTTCGGTGCCATTACGGTACTCGGAATCATCTCATTATTCGGCATCATCCGGTTTATTCCGGTTATTGTGCAGCAGGAAACTGCGAACCTGCGCGAACAGGTGCGGGGCCTTCTTAATCCGCAGGTGCTGCTGATTCTGCTTACCGGAGCACTCGGATGCGGAAGCCTATTCTCTCTGTTCACTTACATCACGCCTATGCTGACGGACATCACAGGCTTTGCCGAGCAGAGCGTGACCTGGATTCTGGTCCTGTTCGGAGTCGGCGTAACTGCCGGCAATATTGCCGGCGGCAAGCTGGCTGACTGGAAGCTGATGCCCTCGCTGATGGTCAACTTTGCCGTGCTGGCAGTGGTCATCTCCCTGCTGACTGTAACGATGCAGCATCCTGTACTTGCGGTCATTAACATTTTCTTCTGGGGGATTGCTGCATTCGGCATTATGCCGGGCATCCAGCTGCGGATTATGAATCTGGCGCATAAAGCTCCGCTGTTAGCTACCACCTCCAGCCACTCTGCACTCAATCTGGGCAATGCGGCCGGAGCTTATCTTGGCGGAGCTGCAATTAATTCGTTCGGACTGACCTCAATTCCCTGGCTGTCTGCAGTCCTGGCCATTCTGGCTTTGGCCGGTGCCTGGTTCAGCTATGTATCAACTAGAGGTAAAGCCTCTGGTTCAGCTAAGAGTGATACTTCTGCTGCATAG
- a CDS encoding extracellular solute-binding protein, with amino-acid sequence MKHGLRFVLVLLAALMLQGCSGDRPGPDAETPVTDAAEAAAYGRYEQPVTMRIGFKVPDARLNNGDSNDNNPISRYLESRTNIRVIHSWEAKGEEPYTQKAQLAIDSNDLPDAMVVDRDQLKKLMDSGMIADLTDVLGQYGSELIKDMYDSTGGRALEDASRGGRLYGLPNVAIRADSPMLLWVRQDWLDRLELPGPSTFGDIERIAKAFTQQDPDGNGKRDTTGLSAYKNIIYGAKPHINGLDAVFSAFHSFPTNWIKDSCGSIVYGSITPETKAALGKLADWYKQGLIDPGFALYKETQEPIIAGQSGMFFGPWWMPYYPLSEAVAADTRAEWRAFAAPLDESGKFVAHMAAPTDRYLVVRKDYEHPEAVVKLLNVFTRLERRRDPNTAEVKALDDFSAETGIQPRAYYPFDLLIDYSDAIEQHYTDVQQALHGKIDPELLDPDTRLLYDRWIAEEEQPKKNLEGWKATNAYKYGAAVLTSTAIEEVESVFYGSTPSMPAVWPKLQTLESETFLNIIVGETPLSAFDEFVQEWKRLGGERITQEVTAAVNRDAGR; translated from the coding sequence ATGAAACATGGCTTAAGGTTCGTGCTTGTTTTACTGGCGGCGCTCATGCTGCAGGGCTGCAGCGGCGACCGGCCCGGTCCGGATGCAGAGACTCCGGTGACAGATGCTGCCGAAGCTGCTGCTTACGGCAGATATGAGCAGCCGGTTACGATGCGGATCGGCTTCAAGGTGCCTGATGCCAGGCTGAATAACGGGGACAGTAACGACAATAATCCGATCTCCCGTTATCTGGAGAGCCGGACGAATATCAGGGTCATCCATTCCTGGGAGGCAAAGGGCGAGGAGCCGTATACGCAAAAAGCCCAGCTGGCCATCGACAGCAACGACCTGCCGGATGCGATGGTCGTTGACCGGGATCAGCTGAAAAAGCTGATGGACAGCGGGATGATTGCCGATCTTACAGACGTCCTCGGGCAGTACGGCTCCGAGCTGATCAAAGATATGTACGACTCAACCGGGGGCCGCGCACTGGAAGATGCCTCACGCGGCGGCAGGCTGTACGGCCTGCCGAATGTGGCGATCCGGGCCGATTCCCCGATGCTGCTGTGGGTCCGCCAAGACTGGCTGGACCGGTTGGAGCTTCCGGGTCCGTCTACCTTCGGGGATATTGAACGGATTGCCAAGGCGTTCACCCAGCAGGACCCTGACGGAAACGGCAAGCGTGATACCACCGGTCTCAGCGCCTACAAAAATATCATCTACGGGGCGAAGCCGCATATCAACGGGCTGGATGCTGTATTCAGCGCGTTCCACTCTTTTCCGACCAATTGGATCAAGGACAGCTGCGGCTCGATTGTTTACGGATCTATTACCCCTGAGACGAAGGCCGCACTCGGCAAGCTCGCTGACTGGTATAAGCAGGGGCTGATTGATCCCGGCTTTGCCCTGTACAAAGAGACCCAGGAGCCGATCATCGCCGGGCAGTCCGGGATGTTCTTCGGCCCGTGGTGGATGCCGTATTATCCGCTGTCCGAAGCGGTAGCCGCCGATACCCGGGCGGAGTGGAGGGCTTTTGCGGCTCCGCTTGATGAGAGCGGCAAGTTCGTTGCCCATATGGCAGCGCCGACGGACCGCTATCTCGTGGTCCGCAAGGACTACGAGCACCCCGAGGCTGTAGTGAAGCTGCTGAACGTGTTCACCCGGCTGGAGAGAAGACGTGACCCGAACACCGCAGAGGTCAAAGCGCTCGACGACTTCTCGGCGGAGACGGGCATCCAGCCGCGCGCCTATTATCCGTTCGACCTGCTGATCGACTACAGCGATGCAATTGAGCAGCACTATACGGATGTCCAGCAGGCGCTGCACGGCAAGATCGATCCGGAGCTGCTCGACCCGGACACCAGGCTCCTCTATGACCGCTGGATTGCGGAAGAAGAGCAGCCCAAGAAGAATCTTGAAGGCTGGAAAGCTACTAACGCGTATAAATACGGGGCAGCTGTCCTGACCTCAACCGCAATTGAAGAAGTGGAAAGCGTATTCTACGGCAGCACCCCCAGCATGCCGGCCGTGTGGCCGAAGCTGCAGACGCTCGAGAGCGAGACCTTTCTGAACATCATCGTCGGCGAGACGCCGCTGAGCGCATTCGATGAGTTTGTTCAGGAATGGAAGCGCCTGGGCGGGGAACGGATTACGCAGGAGGTGACAGCGGCGGTTAACAGGGATGCTGGTAGATGA
- a CDS encoding response regulator: MIKAIVVDDERLVRKGFISLIDWPSFGVVIVGEAGDGNAALALLREQEADLLFVDITMPGMSGFELIRQVRQQFPAIRCVVLTCHHEFDYVQEALRLGAVDYIVKTLLEVENADETISRLVERVRWEDTARESLSRRDGAAGLAADRALLLVPLKGQESEEELFQLPLAKNQPMIALQGQWIVPLQSRLSGEGLQRELAALPAGRWQAALVSGLQGRPCRELEQVLGKAARLALFYYGGAELPPKLEFAELALAAEGAAGEELFPASGHQLRWALERGDWDSFTAEVLLRRPAPEVIADFGHSLLESWSPLLLSPAEAAELEAAISGNVDWCSWKQWLREFAGHVQRRMIELGLSKEVMFCLIRAVLYMKQNAGLKINQGDVAAHINMSRGYFSQCFARLAGESFGEVLRGMRLELAKALLLETAHPVHEIACRSGFEDDRYFSRLFRERVGRLPSEYRAQGEKL; this comes from the coding sequence ATGATTAAAGCAATTGTGGTCGATGATGAGCGGCTGGTGCGCAAGGGCTTTATTTCGCTGATTGACTGGCCGTCCTTCGGAGTGGTGATTGTCGGTGAAGCCGGGGACGGCAATGCGGCGCTGGCGCTGCTCCGTGAGCAGGAGGCCGATCTGCTGTTCGTGGATATTACGATGCCGGGCATGTCCGGCTTTGAGCTGATCAGGCAGGTGAGGCAGCAGTTTCCGGCTATCCGCTGTGTTGTGCTGACCTGCCATCATGAGTTCGACTATGTGCAGGAAGCGCTGCGGCTGGGAGCTGTCGATTATATTGTTAAAACGCTGCTCGAGGTGGAGAACGCCGATGAGACAATCAGCCGGCTGGTCGAGCGGGTAAGGTGGGAGGACACCGCGCGGGAATCTCTCAGCCGGAGGGATGGTGCGGCCGGCCTGGCTGCGGACAGGGCGCTGCTCCTGGTGCCGCTGAAGGGGCAGGAGAGCGAAGAGGAGCTGTTCCAGCTCCCCCTGGCGAAGAATCAGCCGATGATTGCCCTGCAGGGGCAGTGGATTGTACCGCTGCAGAGCCGGCTGAGTGGTGAGGGGCTCCAGCGTGAGCTGGCTGCCCTGCCGGCAGGGCGCTGGCAGGCCGCGCTGGTCAGCGGGCTGCAGGGCAGGCCGTGCCGGGAGCTGGAGCAGGTGCTGGGCAAGGCGGCGCGCCTGGCGCTGTTCTATTACGGCGGCGCGGAGTTGCCGCCGAAGCTAGAGTTCGCGGAGCTTGCGCTGGCAGCGGAGGGAGCGGCCGGGGAGGAGCTGTTTCCGGCGTCGGGGCATCAGCTCAGATGGGCGCTTGAGCGGGGAGACTGGGACAGCTTCACTGCGGAAGTGCTGCTGCGCCGGCCTGCTCCTGAAGTGATAGCGGACTTCGGGCATTCGCTGCTGGAGAGCTGGAGCCCGCTATTGCTGAGTCCGGCAGAGGCTGCTGAGCTTGAGGCTGCTATTAGCGGCAACGTGGACTGGTGCAGCTGGAAGCAGTGGCTCCGGGAGTTCGCCGGGCATGTCCAGCGGCGGATGATCGAGCTCGGACTGAGCAAAGAGGTCATGTTCTGCCTGATCCGTGCTGTCCTGTACATGAAGCAGAACGCCGGCCTCAAAATCAACCAGGGCGATGTAGCGGCCCATATCAATATGAGCCGGGGGTACTTCAGCCAGTGCTTTGCCCGCTTGGCGGGGGAGAGCTTCGGCGAGGTGCTGCGCGGGATGCGGCTGGAGCTGGCCAAGGCGCTGCTGCTGGAGACCGCTCATCCGGTGCATGAGATCGCCTGCCGCTCAGGCTTTGAGGACGACCGGTACTTCAGCAGGCTGTTCCGGGAACGGGTTGGCCGGCTGCCTAGCGAATACCGCGCGCAAGGAGAGAAGCTGTGA
- a CDS encoding histidine kinase: MKNGSPTPAVKSLRRTLVIYLLVGTLLPLLIVGIVSYTSIYSILSGKIGSGISASLRQEALSLENAIDNLDFASKQFALDGQIVEEMSSFLQEKQIYRKSQIMNSINQKINLVNFTNPYIGLTAYVMPGVKDPVLFTNMSMRRGFDTGKLPAFMRYNGADYFGPHGTMYAVGDNVVFSEQRIVRVSGQHELYIYLETNYSLLRKIFNEQAYGMAVNHLLVNQAGTSTYAIDGEVPDKILAAAGLRGRPAHEELEGYHLFRYESPQGWKLVAAVKKSVFNSEIYAWFYKMILLALSTLLFAGLLAWLIWRRIYGPLRKVNLEIIRMAENVTAPVAFTNVEEFDFVLSNFQQMKDQVNELIQAVARNEKQKSQFEIEKLLSQINPHFLHNTLNTVQWLARLNGQKEIDRLVTLLVKVLHYNLGKQSLIVTIGEEIEAIRNYMELQRIRYDYEFEFKVQAEDGVLDAAVPRFLLQPLVENSIYHGLSDHGRVEVIIAGQGEAEIRLCVRDNGSGMNEAQIDELLSDDSAKKRGLGIGFAYVMRMLHTYYGGQMQLQIKSGEGEGTDISITIPRKSKEDFDD; encoded by the coding sequence ATGAAGAACGGGAGCCCCACGCCGGCTGTGAAATCCCTGAGGAGAACACTGGTTATCTATCTGCTGGTTGGTACGCTGCTGCCGCTGCTGATTGTCGGAATCGTATCCTACACCTCTATCTATTCCATTTTGTCCGGTAAAATAGGCAGCGGCATCAGTGCAAGTCTGCGCCAGGAAGCGCTCAGCCTGGAGAATGCCATCGACAATCTGGACTTCGCCTCCAAGCAGTTTGCGCTTGACGGGCAGATTGTGGAGGAAATGTCCTCTTTTCTGCAGGAAAAACAGATTTACCGCAAATCACAGATTATGAATTCCATCAATCAGAAGATCAATCTCGTCAATTTCACCAATCCCTATATCGGCTTGACTGCCTATGTTATGCCCGGCGTCAAGGACCCGGTGCTGTTCACCAACATGAGCATGCGGCGGGGATTCGATACGGGGAAGCTGCCTGCTTTTATGCGCTACAACGGGGCGGATTATTTTGGACCGCACGGGACGATGTACGCTGTCGGCGATAATGTGGTTTTCTCGGAGCAGCGGATTGTCCGGGTGAGCGGCCAGCATGAGCTGTATATTTATCTCGAGACGAACTATAGCCTGCTGCGCAAAATTTTTAATGAACAGGCCTACGGGATGGCGGTGAACCATCTGCTGGTCAATCAGGCGGGGACGTCGACCTATGCGATTGATGGTGAGGTGCCTGACAAGATACTCGCTGCTGCGGGGCTGAGGGGCCGTCCGGCCCATGAGGAGCTGGAGGGCTATCATCTGTTCCGCTACGAGAGCCCGCAGGGCTGGAAGCTGGTGGCTGCCGTCAAAAAATCGGTGTTCAACAGCGAAATCTACGCCTGGTTCTACAAAATGATTCTGCTCGCCCTTTCGACCCTGCTGTTCGCCGGTCTGCTGGCCTGGCTGATCTGGAGGCGGATCTATGGTCCGCTGCGCAAGGTTAACCTGGAGATTATCCGTATGGCCGAGAATGTTACCGCGCCGGTTGCTTTTACGAATGTGGAGGAGTTTGATTTTGTACTGAGCAACTTCCAGCAGATGAAGGACCAGGTCAACGAGCTAATTCAGGCGGTAGCGCGCAATGAGAAGCAGAAAAGCCAGTTTGAGATAGAAAAGCTGCTCAGCCAGATTAACCCGCATTTTTTGCATAATACGCTTAATACGGTGCAGTGGCTGGCCCGGCTGAACGGGCAGAAGGAGATAGACCGGCTGGTTACGCTGCTGGTGAAGGTGCTGCATTATAATCTGGGCAAGCAGAGCCTTATTGTCACGATCGGGGAGGAGATTGAGGCGATCCGCAACTATATGGAGCTGCAGCGAATCCGCTATGATTATGAATTTGAATTCAAGGTGCAGGCGGAGGACGGGGTGCTGGATGCGGCGGTACCAAGGTTCCTGCTTCAGCCGCTGGTGGAAAATTCAATCTACCACGGGCTCAGCGACCACGGGCGGGTGGAGGTCATTATCGCGGGACAGGGGGAAGCTGAAATCCGGCTGTGCGTGCGGGATAACGGTTCCGGGATGAATGAGGCCCAGATCGACGAGCTGCTGTCGGACGACAGTGCCAAAAAGCGCGGGCTCGGAATCGGCTTCGCTTACGTCATGCGGATGCTGCATACCTATTATGGCGGACAAATGCAGCTGCAGATCAAAAGCGGCGAGGGAGAAGGGACGGACATCTCCATTACCATTCCCCGCAAAAGCAAGGAGGACTTCGATGATTAA
- a CDS encoding extracellular solute-binding protein, giving the protein MKLKKLPLLLLSAIMVFVLAACGGGNNNGGNAGPAESTEKPAAEATAGTEATAAPDDGALDHSKPLKLTVFSTTANYAGPQTGWFAKVIKDKFNIELDIVASNLTGGDTKISAMMASGNLGDIIVFGDDKNHYPNAIKGKLLLDWTQDGLLDKYGADIAKQFPKAIEKAKVAFGGGNSVYGIGNNVASNPSGPSEGKDMTWGPDLRWDLYQQIGAPEINSIEEYLPVLKKMQELEPKNEQGKKTYAFSLWADWDGNYKMTLAKQFANMMGYDEIPETAIFVKADEEKYYDFLSEDSWYMKSLKLYYEANQMGLLDPDSLTQKFDDVVAKYKDGRLLFSWFPWLGAANYNTAERTAEGKGFAMVPFKDELMYSTGFNVYGGNGIIAIGAKAKEPARIMEFLNWMYTPEGAMLSAGSGTAVPNGPKGLTWDIDANGKPVVTDFGWQAYTDQQNTQVPAEYGGGDYYYGSNQMNFSFVVPAMVNPETNEPFDHNLWQTTLERNPSKLDSDWRAKMGVLTPKEYFEKNNLLAVAPQGFTGKEPLTMDKTLEQKNKQIGTVIQQMSWKMVFAKDQAEFDKLNKEMHDKVNGLGYAEVMDFSIKKAEELFEARKSVK; this is encoded by the coding sequence ATGAAGTTGAAAAAATTGCCGCTGCTCCTGCTGAGCGCGATTATGGTGTTCGTGCTGGCAGCCTGCGGCGGGGGCAACAATAACGGGGGTAACGCAGGCCCGGCGGAAAGTACAGAAAAGCCTGCGGCAGAGGCCACTGCCGGTACGGAGGCTACGGCTGCGCCGGATGACGGTGCGCTGGATCATTCCAAGCCGCTGAAGCTGACCGTGTTCTCGACAACCGCCAACTATGCCGGGCCGCAGACGGGCTGGTTCGCTAAAGTGATCAAAGATAAATTCAATATCGAGCTGGATATCGTCGCGTCCAATCTGACCGGCGGGGATACGAAAATCTCGGCGATGATGGCTTCCGGCAACCTGGGCGACATCATTGTTTTCGGTGATGACAAAAATCATTATCCGAATGCGATCAAAGGCAAGCTGCTGCTGGACTGGACCCAGGACGGGCTGCTGGACAAATACGGCGCTGACATTGCCAAGCAGTTTCCGAAGGCTATAGAAAAAGCTAAGGTTGCTTTTGGCGGAGGGAATTCGGTTTACGGCATCGGGAACAATGTGGCCTCGAACCCGTCAGGACCTTCCGAGGGCAAGGATATGACCTGGGGACCGGATCTGCGCTGGGATCTGTATCAGCAAATCGGCGCACCTGAGATTAACTCGATCGAGGAGTACCTGCCAGTACTGAAAAAGATGCAGGAGCTGGAGCCGAAGAATGAGCAGGGTAAAAAAACCTATGCCTTCTCGCTCTGGGCGGACTGGGACGGCAATTACAAAATGACGCTGGCGAAGCAGTTCGCCAACATGATGGGCTATGATGAAATTCCGGAGACCGCGATTTTCGTCAAAGCCGATGAAGAGAAATATTACGACTTCCTGTCCGAGGACAGCTGGTATATGAAGTCGCTGAAGCTGTACTACGAGGCCAACCAGATGGGGCTGCTTGATCCGGACTCCCTGACCCAGAAGTTTGATGATGTAGTGGCAAAATATAAAGACGGCCGCCTGTTGTTCTCCTGGTTCCCGTGGCTTGGCGCCGCCAACTATAACACCGCGGAAAGAACGGCTGAAGGAAAAGGCTTCGCCATGGTGCCGTTCAAGGATGAGCTGATGTATTCCACCGGCTTCAACGTATACGGCGGCAACGGCATCATTGCAATCGGAGCCAAAGCAAAGGAACCGGCGCGGATTATGGAATTCCTGAACTGGATGTACACCCCGGAAGGCGCGATGCTCTCGGCAGGCAGCGGGACAGCTGTACCTAACGGGCCGAAAGGACTGACCTGGGATATAGACGCAAACGGCAAGCCGGTCGTAACGGATTTTGGCTGGCAGGCCTACACGGATCAGCAGAACACCCAGGTTCCGGCGGAATACGGCGGCGGGGATTACTACTACGGCTCGAACCAGATGAACTTCTCGTTTGTGGTACCGGCAATGGTCAATCCCGAAACGAATGAGCCGTTTGACCACAATCTGTGGCAGACAACGCTGGAGCGCAACCCGTCCAAGCTGGATAGTGACTGGAGAGCGAAGATGGGCGTGCTGACGCCGAAGGAATATTTTGAGAAAAATAATCTGCTTGCCGTTGCCCCTCAGGGCTTCACCGGTAAAGAGCCGCTGACGATGGACAAAACGCTGGAGCAGAAAAACAAACAGATCGGCACCGTGATCCAGCAGATGTCCTGGAAGATGGTTTTTGCCAAAGATCAGGCTGAATTCGATAAGCTGAACAAGGAAATGCACGATAAGGTGAACGGGCTGGGTTATGCTGAAGTGATGGATTTTTCCATTAAAAAAGCGGAGGAGCTGTTCGAGGCCCGCAAAAGTGTGAAGTAG
- a CDS encoding carbohydrate ABC transporter permease has translation MRKKLKPGDALFQGIIYMLFGVFTLSCMYPFYYLFINTISSNDLSAAGYIKFYPRDIHFDNYSKVLRISGLSHAALVSVYRTVVGTLLTVGASAFLGYLFTKKEMWGRQIWYRSIVVTMYFSAGLIPWYITMHNLHLTNNYLAYILPTIITPFNIILVKTFVEAIPPSLEESASIDGAGYLRVFWSIIVPLTTPILATITIFSAVSQWNSFIDTAFLMTDTKYFTLQFLLWRYLNESSSLAALIRNSPDMAASVQNMQTPTSVRMTVTMIVVLPILIVYPFFQRFFVKGIMIGAVKG, from the coding sequence TTGCGCAAAAAGCTCAAGCCAGGCGATGCCCTGTTCCAGGGAATCATCTACATGCTGTTCGGCGTGTTCACGCTCAGCTGCATGTATCCGTTCTACTACCTGTTCATTAACACCATCAGCTCCAATGATCTCAGTGCGGCGGGTTACATCAAGTTTTACCCGCGGGATATCCATTTTGACAACTACTCGAAAGTGCTGCGGATCAGCGGGCTGAGCCACGCGGCGCTGGTATCCGTCTACCGGACAGTGGTGGGTACGCTGCTGACCGTCGGCGCTTCGGCTTTTCTCGGCTACCTGTTCACCAAAAAGGAGATGTGGGGCCGTCAGATCTGGTACCGCAGCATTGTCGTCACCATGTATTTCAGCGCTGGACTGATTCCGTGGTACATCACCATGCACAATCTGCATCTGACCAACAACTATCTGGCGTATATTTTGCCGACCATTATTACCCCATTCAATATCATTCTGGTCAAAACCTTTGTTGAGGCGATTCCACCCTCACTCGAGGAGTCAGCCAGCATCGACGGGGCAGGTTATCTGCGGGTATTCTGGAGTATTATCGTTCCGCTGACGACGCCGATTCTGGCGACGATTACGATTTTTTCAGCGGTCAGCCAGTGGAATTCGTTCATCGATACGGCGTTTCTCATGACCGACACCAAATACTTCACGCTGCAGTTTCTGCTCTGGCGCTACCTCAACGAGTCCAGCTCGCTGGCGGCGCTGATCCGCAATTCCCCGGATATGGCGGCCAGTGTGCAGAATATGCAGACGCCGACCTCTGTGCGGATGACGGTGACGATGATTGTTGTGCTGCCGATTCTGATTGTGTATCCGTTTTTTCAGCGCTTTTTTGTCAAAGGCATTATGATCGGCGCGGTCAAAGGCTGA
- a CDS encoding ABC transporter permease subunit gives MGVPSGKLQHSAEPARRTRGTLQSKYKLFLMALPFLVITFIFYYLPVSGWIYAFYDFIPGIPLSDTPYVGLKWFRTMVENPTQTAEVLRVLKNTVAMSSLGLVTSVFPVIFAILLTEIKAGWYRKMVQTLTTIPNFISWILVYALAFSLFSVDNGVVTHVLVQLGLVDEGFNFLASSSHIWLTMIAWYWWKSLGWGAILYLAAIAGIDQELYEAAEVDGASRFRKIWHITVPGLIPTFFVLLLLSIGNFVNNGMEQYFAFQNAMNKDTIEVLDLYVYNIAFANNFPFATAVSMLKSVVSVALLFAANTLSKVVRDESII, from the coding sequence ATGGGAGTACCTTCTGGCAAGCTGCAGCACAGCGCCGAGCCGGCCCGCCGGACCCGCGGGACATTGCAGAGCAAGTATAAGCTGTTCCTGATGGCGCTGCCGTTTCTGGTGATTACTTTTATTTTCTATTATCTGCCGGTCAGCGGGTGGATTTACGCCTTCTATGACTTCATACCGGGTATTCCGCTGTCGGATACGCCGTATGTCGGGCTGAAATGGTTCCGGACCATGGTCGAGAATCCGACCCAGACCGCAGAGGTGCTGCGTGTGCTGAAAAATACGGTGGCGATGAGCTCACTCGGGCTGGTCACCTCAGTGTTTCCGGTCATTTTCGCCATTCTGCTGACGGAGATCAAGGCAGGCTGGTACCGCAAAATGGTGCAGACACTGACCACGATCCCGAATTTTATCAGCTGGATTCTCGTCTATGCGCTGGCGTTCTCGCTGTTCTCAGTAGACAACGGCGTCGTGACCCATGTGCTGGTTCAGCTTGGACTGGTGGATGAGGGCTTCAATTTTCTGGCCTCCAGCTCCCATATCTGGCTGACGATGATTGCCTGGTACTGGTGGAAGTCGCTCGGCTGGGGAGCGATCCTCTATCTGGCGGCGATTGCCGGCATTGACCAGGAATTGTATGAGGCGGCAGAGGTGGACGGGGCCAGCCGGTTCCGCAAAATCTGGCATATCACCGTACCGGGACTCATCCCCACCTTCTTCGTGCTGCTGCTGCTCTCGATCGGGAACTTTGTGAACAACGGGATGGAGCAGTACTTCGCTTTCCAGAATGCGATGAACAAGGACACGATTGAGGTGCTGGATTTATATGTGTACAATATCGCGTTTGCCAACAATTTTCCGTTCGCGACAGCCGTCAGCATGCTGAAATCGGTCGTCAGCGTGGCGCTGCTGTTCGCAGCCAACACCTTATCCAAGGTTGTGCGGGATGAATCGATTATTTAA
- a CDS encoding SMP-30/gluconolactonase/LRE family protein yields MTNQAELVLDARAVLGEGPHWNDADSKLYWVDIEGRQLRSYDPATGDEQAVTFAQRISAAVPGANGGWILALQDGIYRYDGSDPDQLEQLAEVEPELPGNRLNDAKCDSAGRLWFGSMSMGSDRSAGSLYVMERDGKVQQVLNGVGISNGLAWDDSLSRMYYIDSVTRAVDALDYDLESGKVSNRRAIIHLPEGSDVPDGMTIDREGMLWVAQWGGSCVSRWNPHTGEQIGRVEVPALNVTSCTFGGEDLDELYITTARNGMSEEQLERWPLTGGLFRFKPGVQGNAANIFRSE; encoded by the coding sequence ATGACCAATCAGGCAGAGCTGGTATTAGACGCAAGGGCGGTGCTGGGTGAAGGTCCGCACTGGAATGACGCAGACAGCAAATTGTATTGGGTTGATATAGAGGGCAGGCAGCTGCGCAGCTATGATCCGGCGACAGGTGATGAGCAGGCGGTTACGTTCGCGCAGAGAATTAGTGCCGCAGTCCCTGGCGCTAATGGCGGCTGGATTCTTGCGCTTCAGGATGGTATCTACAGGTATGACGGCAGCGATCCGGACCAGCTTGAGCAGCTGGCCGAGGTGGAGCCGGAGCTGCCGGGTAACCGGCTGAATGATGCCAAATGTGACAGCGCCGGCAGGCTGTGGTTCGGATCGATGAGCATGGGCTCGGACCGGTCGGCTGGCAGCCTGTATGTGATGGAACGGGACGGCAAGGTGCAGCAGGTACTGAACGGCGTCGGCATTTCCAACGGTCTGGCCTGGGATGACAGCCTCAGCCGCATGTACTACATTGACTCCGTAACCAGAGCGGTAGATGCGCTGGATTATGATCTGGAGTCCGGAAAGGTGAGCAACCGCCGGGCGATTATTCATCTGCCCGAAGGCAGTGATGTCCCTGACGGGATGACGATCGACCGTGAAGGCATGCTCTGGGTCGCCCAGTGGGGCGGCAGCTGCGTGTCGCGCTGGAATCCCCATACCGGGGAGCAGATCGGCAGGGTGGAAGTCCCGGCGCTGAATGTAACCTCATGTACCTTTGGCGGTGAAGACCTGGACGAGCTGTACATCACGACAGCGCGCAACGGGATGAGCGAAGAACAGCTGGAGCGCTGGCCGCTGACAGGCGGGCTGTTCCGGTTCAAGCCGGGCGTGCAGGGGAACGCGGCTAATATTTTCCGGAGTGAATGA